The genomic segment atttatattattcaaaatcaaatcaataattcgAGGAGAAGTTTTCTTTACTCaaccatttttgttttttacataaaaaatatttggagcGCGTGtaataactatgattttttagttaacgaaaccaaaccaaacttaaTTGAAGCCTTATAGACACCGGCTAGTCTAGTTCCTAGTGGGGTTGATCATATGGTGGAGGGAGAGCGCGTGAAGGAATTAAATTCTGAACGagttttttatgtgaaatgCTAATAGAAGCAAACCACGTGTGCCCATTCTCGAACCTAACAGAACCACCTTTTTGTGGCATTTCCACTTCAGTTAACAGTGACTCTACTTTCACGGCCTAGGCTACGTGTGACGTGTCCCCATCCTTTCGGCAATGCTCTACACATTCCCTTCTCTAATTGGTTCCTTACTATGGGACCATCCTCAACGCTCTCAATTacgctacttttttttttctccctcacTGGACCCCACTTGTCCAAGAACTTCTGCCCAATAACATCTCCTAAATATTTCTTCCTTGCCCTAACACGTGTTGCTTTTACACCTTCTCACCATCTAACCTATGATTATCGTCTGAGCTAAGCTACCTccagatagagagagagagagacggtcttttttatagagagagggggagagtgAAAAGGAAATGGATGGTTGTAATGGCTGGCATGTGATAAgaggagctgctgctgctgctgacgCTTGTGGTCGTGCTGGTGCTCAGGATAAAACGATAATCAACCGGATAATGCATAGATTCCGACCGATTGCACCGAAGCCGGCTGCCGGTACTGATCTAGACTCTAGCTCTTCAGTGATTGGCAACAAAGAATTGGTAGCTTTCAAGACAACTAGAAGAAAGAGAAAGTACGTTAGGGTTTGTAAGAgtaataaattgaagaaaaacaaaagggtgCCGGGAGTACCATCGTCAgatcaagaaaaggaaagagaagggGAAGGAGAAGGAGGTGATTTCAGCAGTGTTGTTACTTTACAGTTATTACCAGAGAGAAGTGAATCGAAGGATGATGAGTCGCAATTAGAAAGAATGGGAAAGACATGGTGCAATAATGATAATTCTCAAGATCTTGCCGTagataatattaaagaatatgtCGATGATCAAGAAAAGCAAGAACAGCCCATGTGTTTTAAGTTCAAGTTAAAGCAGCCCATGATTGAGGGTTATGGTAAGCCAGATCAGATGTTCGTGATGCTTCCTCAAAAGAGGGAAACTACAGTAGCGGAATCCTGGGTGACGGTAGAGTGCGTGACAGACATATACAGTACATGCATGGATGGTCGAGCTATATTATTAGGGTGTACAGACGTGGAGAGAATGAGGAATCTGGAGGGGGACACGTGTCCCGGATTCATATCGGACGGTTTGAATCACGTACAATGGATAAACTGGGCTTACAAGAAGATGGTGGAGATGGTAACGAAGGAAGATAGTAAAGAGAGAGTACAGCTGTATGATACAGTTCCAGAAGTAATGGTTTGGTTGGTGATAAAGGAAAAGTTGTTGCCTTTTGTGGACTGTGCCTCTGCGTTTAGCTGCTGGGTTAGGTTACAGAACTCGTGGCAGAAAGAGAAGGGCTCGCAGACGGTTGTTCCTTGTGATGTTTGGAGAATGGATTGTGGAGGGTTTGCATGGAGACTGGATGTTGACTCCGCACTCAGTTTGGGCCGTTGATGAAGAGCACAGATCAAACGTCGATAAATAATCAGGTAATTACTGtgtggattattgttttttttttttaaaggagttTAATTTGGTTATAAATAATGGAGCACAAAATTCATAAAACAAGCTGTCATTTAATTAGTGCTAAGGAGTGCTTCTCAATCAGAGCAATATGGCAAACCAGAGCGGGAACCATAGGCCCTTACCCATCTTTTCCTTATTAAATGTAGCTATTTTATTGGCCAGAGATgatatatagaaaacaaaataaagctgaaaagaaatcaagaacAACGACAATATTAGGGACAGGTGGACGAGTACTTAGGCTGTAACAACAAAAGTTATTTagcttgaaaacaaaatcaagatccaaccaagaataaattaaaaaaactacagtTTCACCGTTATAAAAATGTGAGAATCATTTAAGTATTTACTGGGTGTTTTCTGCTCCTTTCCAGGTATTTTAAAGGGACTCAGGTAGCTGGCCCACTTTTCCCAACTATCTCATATTCGTATAATCTACTTTCTAAGATGAGATCATGCATGCTTATATTATATGTGCTTACATTACATTGATTAACAATGCAATTATCTCTGAGAGGTTTAATTTCATGCGTGAAATATCACTCCCTCGCCACTATAAAAATGAaacacccacacacacacacacaacctaaattatttattcacattttcccttaaatagaaataaacataatttcacGAATCATTTTAAGGTGAGAATGTTAGAAGATTAATTATAAGTTAAGTATGCATAAATAAATCCTTTAATGTTAATAATAGTgatatagttaattaataagGGTACTTTTATATGGTTGGTGTGTGTACATATATAacagaaaaaattaagaaatattctctataaaaactgaaaattaacCAAAGTGTATTGATTCACAAGTCTCTTACacaataattattaaaactgACACGAAATTAAgtattattttgtaataaaatgacttcaaaaattaattaaaatcaatatataagtAGATACTCATGCGATGTACGCGTGCATACATCATTCACCTGCATATACCATTCTGTAAATATAAAGGGACAGTACTAATGCAATTAGTTAACTCTCTAATGACAATAAAGAATTGGACTTCTCATGGCTTTAAAATTCGTCcttttcatataatataaattaaccaATGTCCATGGATCTCTagtcatttttatgtttttagatcactATGTTTCCTCTTGTTTCCAACGTAATTAATATTATCTCCTCCAAatatttaggtttattttttatattatgagaAACTACATaccaagattttaaaaaatgttacatTTTAGTACTAAAACTCtagattttcttaattatacCCCTCCGTTTTACATGTTTCGCATCGTCTTCTTATTCACTCCTCCAATTCTAAACTTGTGGTTCCACCCTACTTCGAGTGGCAGGGTGTATTTCAGCTCTACCATCTCTTCCCTTCTATCCAGGGTAAGTTTTTCTCCAAGAGTAAAACTCGAGGTCTATTTAGGAAGAATATTATACATCTTGGATCGATCCcgtaaaattaagaaaacatccTCATTAAACAGTGCTAGCTAGGTGAGGTAGGTGTCTGCCGACAGATtatttttccatctttaatgAGTGGATTTCCCATTTAATTTGATcactttgttaaatttatatattaaatataacgtaattctaaaaaatgataaaatgagatttaattaattaattaattttcaactctaaaaccaaaaaaattaaaaactgtaaaaccaagtgtgtgtgtgtgtgtaaggtGATGGTAATACATGTCGAAAGCTGCATGTAAAGtagaaacaataaattatttaagtttAGAAGAATAAAGAAAACTCAATccctttaaaatcatttaactcTCCACCTTAAATCTTAtaacaatttctttcttttcaccttTATACGTACCAAACCCACACCCTTGGAAGTGAATCAaagaaagatataaatatatgatatgGAATTTCGAAATGCTTGCAAGCATCAACACATCTTTAATTTAATACAATTATATATTCAAGCCAGATTGAGTTCTTCCAAAAGGATAAGAACAAGAATGAAATATTGCTTGAAGCAAGCTGACTCACTATTCTATATTCtgcatatatatttatctttgatTGAACAATAATAGATAAAGCTTAATTCGTTACCCGCCGTCCTTATTGATCCTATATTTATTCTACATGTACATTAACTATTTTTTGATTCATGTTACAGGGGtcttataaaaaagataaatacttTTTTGACGGTGACAGGAAAAGAGTTGCTATGCAAAAGTCATggaagtgtatatatatatatatatatatatgatcttcACTGTAGTTGCTGGAAGAACAACAGCCAGGTTGCTCCAAGTTCAAGTTCGATATGCAGAAATCTGCAGACAATGCTGGAACTACAACGTCATGTAAAGATCTGCAGTTCAGGAAATACGTAGATTAAAGGACGGCATGCAGAAATCTGCAGACAATGCACGTTGATATAGTCAAACAGTGAATTTGGAGGAACTGGTTGTTAATGCAAAATTCATGACAAAATGTCTTGGAACAATATATGCATTACATTTGCTACAGAGtgatataaaatcataaaattatttttggaactttatttgaaaattgaagTTGTTGGATTGAAATGgttctttaatataatattagagtcttgatgatcaaacggtcacgagttcaaattttattatcttattttaatcaataaaattaagcatTAAGTCTTTATAAGTTTTAAACCTTAAGGGCTTTCATTTGAAGGAATGTGTTAGAGGAATGTGTTAgatagtaatataaaattatttttgggatttacctaaaaacttaagttattaagttaagatgattctttgacatgtgtaaagttgagaataattaggaggcttGACCTATTGATTAACCaactttttctatatatatgtgtagggcaatatacaatagtaatggtgggGTTACAATACAAGAGTATGActacaatattttctatatagtatATTTCCTATATAGTACATTAATACGccccctcaagctgagggtGGTGGATCAACTTGAAGCTTGAACCGAAAAGCAGTAAATGGAGCAGTAGGAAGCGGCTTAGTAAAAACATCGACAAGTTGATCGTGAGAGAGGATAAAACGAATCTGAATCTCTTTCTTCGCAACTTTGTCTCGTATAAAATGATAGTCAACCTCAACGTGTTTAGTGCGAGCATGAAAGATAGGATTTGCAGATAAGTAAGTAGCGTCTagattatcacaccaaatgattatattttaatatatattaaaatacttgaagTGGGAAAAATTGACAATTTAAGGACTAGattgtaaagaaataaaaattttaaaaggcatattttaaaatcaaaactggACACATCTAGCCAGATATAGACATATTTGGTTGACGCTTCCTAATCAGAACTGGACATATCTTTTTAAGGTTTAAAATCTTGAAACACCTACACCCCGTTTAATTTTGTGAGGTTGTTAAGTGCCTCTACTCAAGATTTAATTTCTACTTGTAGTTTCTTcttattagaaagaaaaaataaagattaagtaCCTTAATTGATCAGAAAATTAATGGTTAGCCAATTAATTAGTCAATGATTGATCAcacaattattatcatattaaaagatTGGAATGCCCGGTAAGATAAGATTATATTCCATTAACTAGCAATTAtaccatttaaaaaagaatataggTAAACTAATCATTACAACATTTGATGAATAATCAGTGTAGACAATATACAGAGGCTAGTTTCTTGACTAACTAGaacttgatatttgttttttatggaacAACCAGTATTAGATGCGCCATGAGATGGCTCTTTATAACTCGCCTctataaaactatatatgaaTAAAACCCTAATGTTTGTATGAAATCTCTTAAGTTCTTACTGTTTCCAATGATAATGTTACACTCAATCACAAATAATGCAACCCTGTATGATAATGTTACactcaatcataaaaaatcaaaacagaaccgaaaccggttcaaaccagcCGGTTTCaattcgattcggttttttaggacaaaaccggttcaaccggtttggctcggtttttttggtttgtctcggtttttttccggtttttttggtttgggttcagttcggtttcaggcttataaaactgaaaccgaatcggtcggttttttaaaattttaatcggtttttattcatggtttggtttttttcaattatttttttcccggttttcttggtttattcggttttttggtttttttgctcacccctataTTATATGGCAATAACTAGCTGTGCTGggaactagctagctagcattGACTACTCCTAAAAGGCATTCTTTTATCAGTCATTAAATCTCTCTAATGTTGATACGAGGCCTATCCAAACAGAGATGGAGAACGCAAAAAACACAACTTACCATAATAATATTATGGTGGTCAATACAATCATGCATGATTTATCTAATCAATTGAATAATCTAGAACAAGCCATGGTAGAAAATTAGGAAAAAGCAATAGaaacatttataaaacattttccattgtttttcaccaatggaaattatgatggaataaaaaaataaaaaattcatttgacaaTTATGTCAGCATTGTTGACATGTCAAATTATCGATGAAAAtttctttagtatttttaaaatgaactaAAACCCAAAAATTCCTCTCCTCTCCccatttattattctttttcatttaACAAAACATAGTAGTATCCCTCCTCCGCTCACAAATCTAACGTCGAGAGTACCTATCCTTTTCCCATCTCAagtttgatttcttcttcttcttcttcttcaattaatAAACTTAGAGTTTGATATTATTGAATCCAATGTGATTATTTAGGGTTTTTACCCAATTTAAGGGTGATTTTGTTAGgccaaattatatttatattgttattgTACTTTTAAATTCTTATTATGCAacccaaaattttcttttaaggttACAACCATAAATCCAGTGTTGTCTTTCTGTAATGAAGCAAACAGGGCCGGagccaaaaaattaaattaaatgaggctaagatttcagttgttttattattttagctaAAACCATATAGATTATTATGGGAGGGGTTGGAAAAACAATTTCCTTACAGGGGTCGGGTCCCTTGCTTGCCCCCTTGTCTTCGCCCCCGGAAGCAAACTTGATTAACAtggttttaatgaaaaaaatattatgattatgACTTTATTATCAAGTGTGGTTTTGTTATTACAacaaaattgataattaaagacaaataaagaaaatgaatgtaAGGATATTTCTCTTGTTagatcaattttattaattttgacatGGGTATAATGATTGACACGACCCTTTATGAAGATGGAAGCAGTCTTTTGGTCAAGATCTTGGTGGATTCATATGCCATTTTTCGAAGTGAGAGCAAGGATTGTAGAATGAGTTTATGAATTGCAACAATGTTGACTAGTCTATGGTTagcattaataattaaatttcaaagaaatgATGTATGTTATTTGTAAAGATATCATAATCTCTAAAAATGGaataatgtttaaacttgattataTTGTTAGGCTTCAATGCCAAgtaggtggtttttttttctatatataaattccATTTTTATAAGTTGTTAAGGTTAAAGATGTgaattttctattttcaaatagttttcACTGATCTTTGATTATTATATCTGGTTTATATAACACATGCTTCATCAATTAATTATGTTGGTGATCGTGTTATGAATCTAGGTGATGATTATAAAGATATACCTAATAGACCAAGGCTTAACCAATAAGAAAAACAGAGCATGCATGCATCCATACTTAGCCTATTTCAGGCAAAATTATAGCAGAATAAAAGGGTGACCTATCtatgtaattaatattttgtgttATTGTAAACCCCGATTAAAATTTTCTgagatttataaatattaaaaatcttgaTTCAGAAATAAAATAGGTAAAATTAAACCTAGGGATTGTGATGTTAATAATAacatggataaaaaatattaagacaatgaAAGATTGAATCAATCATGGTCACCTGCGACCCGCGTCATGGAATatattgggtttaataactttttattcaattatatgataaaaatagatcCTCATAAAATTGAGTATCagcttaaaaaaagatatttatttgagacaatgataaccctataaaaaaataaacaaaaataaatcatgcagtctatttctcaaccaatccaatattaaaagacaaatcaagaaaataagtaaataaaaaacaattacaggaccaaaacaaaaaaaaaacatatctgatTGGTAAGTAAACTCGTCAAACATGTGAGTCAGGTAACCTCGTCAAACCTGTGAGTTAGGCACCCCAGGCTAGCACGCCAAACTTGTGAACCGTATTATAGATTCCACtgggattataatttttttttccaaaactatttttaatttaataatacgataataaaaatagacaatcacaaaattaaacaccaatccaatacaaagattttttttttttaaatcatgataacctcatagaaagcgaATTGAAACCAATTACAAAAttgaattctcaattaacccaataactaacgataaaattaaaaaaaattaaaagaaattaaacttgTCAGACCCGCAAACCAGGTTAACTAGCCACACTTGTTATCAGGTTCatgaattttataaagtttaataacatggtttttctttgaaacTGGCAACCTAGGTTACCCTTACAAGCACACAAAATACACTAActttatataaaagtaaaatttaagaaaattataaagttaaattcttaatcTTTAAGGAAtcgataaaaaaacaaaattttttaaaataatagagtaaaacacCATGAATTACTATTATAATACACAGTGCAATGaatgcaaataaataataattttctacaccttttaataacaaaaatacaaagaaaaaacaagagacAAAGAAGATAACAAAGTGGGTCCAAAATgtactataattataaaaagcaaattggtcattaaaattacaatatcatCCTCATTAAAAGAGATTAGGAAAAGTATTGAACATGGTATAATATTTCCTATTAATTAGCTATTGCTTGAGAGAAggttttgataaattataaattagttttttagttttgtaaaaCGAATTAAATAGTCTCTCTAGATTTAAGACAAAATAATTAGTTACTTGACCAGTTTTGACCacgtttaattataaaaatatttaattcgtTTTTCAAATAAGAGGgactaatatataatttacaatATTATATTAGGGTATATAACCTTTAATTTTAGTCACATTCTTGCTGTCTATGAATATTACTGATCTCCAATTGGAATCTGACCACCCTTTCTCTCAAGATATTCTTTCTTCTATTTAATGGAgtgttctgggtttgtaacacggtaaaaaaataagaagaaataattgataaaatagtacagtaaaaaaaatatttgaaaaaataatacactttaAAGAACcgcagtaaaaaaaatattctctcaATTTACTGCAGTTTACTACTGCTGCGCTGCCTATAGTGAAACAACGGGGCTACAACGGGGTTATCAATAGTCTTTATGATGGTAGAATTGATAGGATTTTTaacggaattttttttttaagaattaggAATTAGgatagtgaattttttttttgatagaataacaagatttaatttatttttttattaaaataatatagtttaacAATGTTATTTTCGTGTTCAGGTGTGATACtgttaaattacaatttttcgTATTGGCCGGTTCATCAGTTGAATCTAGTTATATTGACCAGTTAATTCTTtcacataaaaatcataattttataaaaaaactttaaaatatattttatgagttaaaatatatatttttatctaacttGTAGACTAAAAATAAActccaattaaaatcttaaaaagttATTGTTTACTCGATAGCGGGTGATTCTGAGCAATCAGGTATGCGTCTGTCATAACTAAATGAAAATATACTCCGAACAAATTAGATAGATGACTTAACAAATACATTTATGGATCAATAGAACATGTCTAGACCTAAGAAGATATTTGGTCACGCTAGACCATAATAACAGTttaaaaggaccataacttttgatccgattgtTGGATTGCGCtagaatttttacaagagtCTTCGAAGACTGTTTTCCTCATAGTAGTCATAGCGTCGCTATGCGGACTGTcagatatttaaatataaaaaatctcttcGAGACCCTCAATTTTGACAGTTTTGagatttggttttgttattttttaaaatggtcgATCGCTTTAACTGACTATTACAAACCAGTTGagcaaaaaatagtaaaatttgaCCAACTCGCATTTTAAAAGCGCAAATTTACttaaatgttgttattttaaatcGTGATAATTGTTTTGTCGCGTTtagaaataacaatatttagtaAATATTGTGTTTCTGAAGCGCAATATGATTAAACTgtgttatttcaataaaaattttccTATTATATCAATtagccaatttttttaaaaaaatttgtatgcTAATTGCATAATTTATCCATTTTGTAGCTGCATTTCTTATCTATAATGGAGGTAAAATGAATGATTAATAAAGATTACGAGGTATTGAGAAGTTAGCAAAGCAGgtttataaatatgaaaattaggATCACACTAATcatgataaattcattaaaaaaattactgttaGCATATTCAAAATACTAAGAGCATATGGAGATGCTCAAcatgaaactaaaaataataataaaatattattttaattttttaatgtttagtttACATGATTCAAGAAGTGtgttaaataaaatgttattttatcatttctattataaaattgtttttttatatatcttgtaaaaatttaaaatactattaattgtaatagtattttttttactttgattttcttttagattcatgcttttttatttatcttttatgtgACTGTCATGGTTTTATAACCCTTGTTATGGTTGTGTAAAGTTTATCTGggttaattgaaatttttttttttaaaattgataattttttaaatttattttttaatattaaattaattgagaataattcaagttattttcaTATCTCTCAAATTAACCAAGTCATATgagattatgaaaataattttgtgttaaatatattaaaatacaatcaaTTCTTCTAGATaaactatatttatactatttaaaacaCTATATTAGCGATTTAACTCTTCTACTACTAAAGATGCTCTAAGAATATGTTTTTGTCGGGTACCGGTAACTAGTTTAATTAAAGCTATGTTTGTTTCTCAGAATTCACTTtctgaaaaactattttttaaatttttctgtatttgtttgcctttagaaaagttggtcaacggaatttgggcggaaaacactttccggaaattgtgaaaattttagaaatatcatgttatttgctgattatatcaaatttggtcctcaaacttttgattgctatatatattttgttttgaatatttattttttaatttcatctcttaaaatttaatttttatattaattttggtcctcatttttataattgttatttgcttttctcttataatatttttattgaaattttttatctatcaaatttggtccttattcttttgattgttacttattttatttgaaataatttatgaaatgttaattattattattttgatttcttcatcttttattattttttattttttagatttgatctatattattttgattattatttattttatttgagataatttatgaaattatactttcaatttcattctcatttagctttttaatttgtaagatttgttccttattattttaataaacttgagaaaaataaaacattaataagttattttccatttcatttctataatataaccaaatattagaaagtgttttttaacttattttctattactttatcaaatattaaaaaataaattatttttttaaattttattttttaaaaaaattattttttaacaaatagaCAGGGTTTAAAAATGGTTAGACTTTCTCTACGAACAAGGACAAGCGCTTTCTTGGGCATCTCAAAAAGCAgcttaatattataatatctcGCTGACGTAGTCCTCTGCGACTTGTTCCTCAGGcaattttaattaaacctttCATTAAGAAAAAGTTACTTGTTCAActgtgttattttttcaaaaattactttatcaattaattttttcactGTGCTACAAACCCAAAACACTCTATTTAATGTCATGGTGGACCGATATTGGCTTGAAAATTAAAGCTGGCTTCTagcaaaagattttttttttttttttgttaattctcATATACAGATCTGTCGGAAATGGAGATTTCTGTGGCTGCTACCTCCTATTACACCTGATAGCCATGTTTAGAGTTACGGTTAAATTAacttcttattaaattttaaattttaaattttaaattttttttctttaatttttagattattttgatatattaatatccaaaataaattttaaaaaataaaataaatataattttaattttttaaaaaaatatttttaaaaacaactttattCACCAAACTTGGCTGACATCTATGCTTCCTTGATTGGTGATAGTGTTAATTCTCTTTCGTAGGATTTTGGTAGAAAAAAGGGTTTTTGTTATAGTGTTTGGTGATCAGCTATGTATagatttagagtgtgtttgtaATCATgatatcaattgttttttaaaatgatttttgtttgaatatgaaaataatgtttttttaaaaaaaattatttttagtattagtACATCAAGatgattcaaaaacattaaaataaattaatttgaagtaaaaaaatataatttttaaaagcataattcaactgcaaaaaaaaacatgtcgtTAATGTTTTTGGAGGAATTATCGTGATTATGAAGTGTGATTCTAATATttagagtttgtttgtttttgcgtttcaaaagcgattttgaaaaaaataaaatttaatttttttttctttcctccaattaatttttgtgtgtgttttcaaatagttttgatgtgttgatgtcaaaaataaattttaaaaaataaaaaaaatattgttttgatatattttcaattaaaaaatattttaaaaggtaaCTGCTAATACAATACCAAAATAATCTTTTACTACATCCTTGTCCTTCACATGGCTACTAATAGTAAAACCATCCATTTTTCACACAGTCATCAAGGATATATCACATCGAATTGCAAAATACaacttcaattttgttttttctggtCAAATTAGcacaataaacttaaaaatttagaagaataacattttttgaaaaagatttgaTAAAATGAGATAATTTGACATTATCGCGCTTCTGAAGTGTGACATTAATTAAATGACAAGCTTTTGAAGTACATAACTTAAGATGTT from the Populus nigra chromosome 1, ddPopNigr1.1, whole genome shotgun sequence genome contains:
- the LOC133697325 gene encoding uncharacterized protein LOC133697325; amino-acid sequence: MDGCNGWHVIRGAAAAADACGRAGAQDKTIINRIMHRFRPIAPKPAAGTDLDSSSSVIGNKELVAFKTTRRKRKYVRVCKSNKLKKNKRVPGVPSSDQEKEREGEGEGGDFSSVVTLQLLPERSESKDDESQLERMGKTWCNNDNSQDLAVDNIKEYVDDQEKQEQPMCFKFKLKQPMIEGYGKPDQMFVMLPQKRETTVAESWVTVECVTDIYSTCMDGRAILLGCTDVERMRNLEGDTCPGFISDGLNHVQWINWAYKKMVEMVTKEDSKERVQLYDTVPEVMVWLVIKEKLLPFVDCASAFSCWVRLQNSWQKEKGSQTVVPCDVWRMDCGGFAWRLDVDSALSLGR